The Desulfuromonas acetexigens genomic sequence TCCGGGATAGACGGCATTAGCCCTCACCAGCACATCCCCGGCCCGATAATCGATTTCATCCGTCGCGGCAAAGCCCTCCAGGGTCAGGCTCGCCCCGGCGACATCGCGCCCGGTCACATACAGCAGCCGATCGAGGGGTTGCCGTTGCTCCACGGCGCAGATCAGCCGGACCGGGTCGCCGACCTGATACTGTTCGACAAGATCGGGCGCGGCCAGACGGAAGCTGTGGGACGTGACCTGCCGCACCGAGGCCCCAGCCCCCAGCGGAGCGCTGAAGCCGCTCGGGCAGGAGCTGTTGAGAATCAGGGGAGCGGTGTCGGTAGGCTGGTGTGGTGTGCTTTTCAGGGGGGGATGATGACGGAAGACGAGAAAACCGGCCTGGCGCAGATCGACGGTGAGATGGTCCATGGCGACGCGCAAATTCTGCTGCAACTCCACCACCTCTTCCTGCCCCAGCGCCGATTTTTGCATGTTCAAATAGAGTTGATAGATAACGCCCATCATGATGCCGGTCAGAGCCAGCACGACCAGCACCTCGACCAGACTGAAGGCCTTTTCGCCCAGGGATTTCATCGGCAGCGCTTGAAGGCGACGAGGGTGACCGGGCGCGCGGGAGCGTGAAGGGCCTCCACCCGCACTTCGACCCGGGTCAACTTGGGCCGGTCATAATCGGCATCGATGGCGTAGAGCGCCCGGTAGTTACCAGCGACTGGGGGCGCAGCGGCGAAGGGCCATTGCTGATCGACGGCATCCGTCGCCAGGCGCGGATCATCCTCCGGCCAGGCCAAAATCTCCTCCAGCACCCCCTCGGCCAAACCGGAGGCAACGCTCACCTGCTGCGCCGAAGCGTTCCCCCGCAGCGAGGTGAGCTGCATGCCCGCCACCGCCAGCAGCCCGATGGCGAAAACCGTCATCGCCACCAGCAATTCCACCAAAGAAGAACCCGTTTCGTACCCATTTCCACAGCCGGTCATGCCCCGTCCCTCCTTGAACAAAGCGAAAAAGGCGGTCCTCGGCCCCCATCTCGTCCGCCCCATGGC encodes the following:
- a CDS encoding PilW family protein, with protein sequence MKSLGEKAFSLVEVLVVLALTGIMMGVIYQLYLNMQKSALGQEEVVELQQNLRVAMDHLTVDLRQAGFLVFRHHPPLKSTPHQPTDTAPLILNSSCPSGFSAPLGAGASVRQVTSHSFRLAAPDLVEQYQVGDPVRLICAVEQRQPLDRLLYVTGRDVAGASLTLEGFAATDEIDYRAGDVLVRANAVYPGSISYFLKDHELFVRHSGVPTQRVTVKKMVGGVLVNGLTAFALDYLLDDGSWREAPTAAELEQIRAVRVVLEGRARTAQGEKTRALSSVIALRNLP
- a CDS encoding type IV pilus modification PilV family protein, whose amino-acid sequence is MTGCGNGYETGSSLVELLVAMTVFAIGLLAVAGMQLTSLRGNASAQQVSVASGLAEGVLEEILAWPEDDPRLATDAVDQQWPFAAAPPVAGNYRALYAIDADYDRPKLTRVEVRVEALHAPARPVTLVAFKRCR